A genomic stretch from Anaerolinea thermophila UNI-1 includes:
- a CDS encoding isopentenyl phosphate kinase yields the protein MDSNLTFLKLGGSLITEKDKPRTPRAKIIQQIAWEIREALREIPNLRLIIGHGSGSFGHATAKKYRTREGVYTLEDWYGFVHVWYDARALNQLVIDALFSAGLPVIAFPPSAITFREGKKVQIATQLIQIAIEKGLIPVVQGDVIFDLDQGGTILSTEEVFAELSFHLRPQRILLAGVEEGVWADFPLRHSLVTEISEDTIKSENIQISGSIATDVTGGMAEKVKSMLDLCQRVPGLEVWIFNGLKKGNVLNALRGFPMGTKILSRNS from the coding sequence ATGGACTCCAATCTGACTTTTCTTAAACTTGGTGGCTCTCTCATTACCGAAAAAGACAAGCCAAGAACTCCAAGGGCGAAGATCATCCAACAAATTGCATGGGAAATTCGGGAAGCCCTGAGAGAAATCCCCAATCTCAGATTAATTATTGGCCACGGTTCGGGCTCCTTTGGCCACGCTACTGCCAAAAAGTATCGCACACGGGAAGGCGTATATACTTTAGAAGATTGGTATGGTTTTGTGCATGTCTGGTACGATGCGCGAGCATTAAATCAATTGGTCATTGATGCCTTGTTTTCTGCAGGGCTCCCTGTAATTGCCTTTCCCCCCAGTGCAATCACATTCCGAGAGGGGAAAAAGGTTCAAATTGCAACCCAATTGATTCAAATTGCCATAGAAAAGGGATTGATCCCGGTCGTACAAGGGGATGTAATTTTTGACCTGGATCAAGGGGGAACGATATTATCCACCGAAGAAGTATTTGCCGAACTCTCTTTTCATTTACGCCCCCAGCGAATCCTTCTGGCAGGCGTTGAAGAGGGAGTATGGGCAGACTTTCCATTGCGCCACTCTCTCGTTACAGAAATTTCAGAAGATACAATAAAATCTGAAAATATCCAGATTAGCGGGTCCATTGCAACCGATGTAACCGGTGGAATGGCTGAAAAAGTCAAATCCATGCTTGACCTTTGCCAGAGAGTTCCAGGTTTAGAGGTATGGATTTTTAATGGGTTGAAAAAAGGCAATGTGCTGAATGCTTTGAGAGGATTTCCAATGGGAACGAAAATCCTCTCTCGAAACTCATAA
- a CDS encoding decaprenyl-phosphate phosphoribosyltransferase, whose translation MMSALLKAMRPRQWTKNIFVFAAVVFDRQLSLHNFDPLLRSFGAFLIFCLLSSSVYLINDLIDLEADRAHPTKRNRPIASGKLPVSVALMTAGGIIVIIIPLAFLLSKDFGVITLVYFLINLAYSGWLKHIPLIDVMIIAAGFVLRVAGGVTVIEVQRFSPWLYVVTTLLALYLGFGKRRAELTLLEENANSHRRVLDGYNLPLLDQLITIVSSSTILAYSLYTFSAPNLPDNHTMMLTIPFVMYGIFRYLYLIQIKQEGGAPEEMLLSDRPLQVDLLLYGLAVLLIFYYLK comes from the coding sequence ATGATGTCCGCACTTCTCAAAGCCATGCGTCCTCGTCAATGGACAAAAAATATTTTTGTATTTGCCGCCGTTGTCTTTGACAGGCAATTGAGTCTCCATAATTTTGACCCTCTTTTGAGGTCTTTTGGTGCCTTCCTTATTTTCTGCCTCTTATCCAGCAGTGTATATCTCATAAACGACCTGATCGATTTAGAAGCCGATCGCGCTCACCCTACCAAGCGAAACCGACCCATCGCATCAGGAAAACTGCCAGTCAGTGTAGCACTTATGACCGCTGGTGGGATCATAGTAATAATCATTCCCCTCGCCTTTCTACTCTCGAAAGATTTCGGAGTCATCACCCTTGTATATTTTTTGATTAATCTGGCTTACTCAGGATGGCTGAAGCATATCCCGCTTATTGATGTGATGATTATCGCCGCTGGTTTTGTACTGAGAGTCGCCGGAGGAGTTACCGTGATTGAGGTTCAGCGGTTTTCTCCATGGCTTTACGTTGTCACAACCTTACTGGCTTTATACCTTGGATTTGGGAAGAGAAGAGCGGAACTGACGCTACTGGAAGAAAATGCCAACTCCCATCGTCGGGTTCTGGATGGATACAATCTTCCCCTACTGGATCAGTTGATCACCATTGTATCTTCCTCTACCATTCTGGCATATAGTCTCTATACGTTTTCGGCACCCAATTTACCTGATAATCATACGATGATGCTCACCATTCCTTTTGTGATGTATGGAATTTTTCGGTATCTCTACCTAATCCAAATCAAACAGGAAGGGGGCGCGCCCGAAGAAATGCTCCTGAGTGACCGTCCATTACAAGTGGATTTGCTTTTATACGGTCTGGCAGTCCTGTTGATTTTCTATTACCTCAAGTAA
- the mvk gene encoding mevalonate kinase: MTGIFATAPGKIILFGEHAVVYGYPAIAVPVNQVRAKVLILPIPANKPDEVYIEAPDIHLNSHLNQLAFKDPLRIVIEEVQNILRLSYLPPMRIRITSTIPVAAGLGSGAAVSVALARALANYLGHPLPDETICQIAFRAEHSYHGTPSGIDNTVITYNQPLFFQKGKPYELLGVEKPFFIVIGNTGIASPTGEVVAEVRKNREQNPEKYNALFEKIGQIVLYARKLIEHGNVVDLGSMLTENHCLLKEMGVSCKELDILVETAIHAGAYGAKLSGGGKGGNMIALASSEKLPQITQALRDAGATTVITTEIR, translated from the coding sequence ATGACTGGCATTTTTGCAACCGCACCGGGGAAAATCATCTTATTTGGCGAACACGCGGTAGTGTATGGATATCCTGCCATTGCTGTCCCTGTAAATCAGGTTCGCGCCAAAGTACTCATTCTTCCAATTCCCGCAAATAAACCAGACGAAGTTTACATCGAAGCACCGGATATTCATCTGAATTCCCACCTTAATCAACTTGCATTTAAGGATCCCCTTCGCATTGTGATCGAAGAAGTACAAAATATCTTACGGCTGTCTTATCTTCCTCCCATGAGAATCCGGATCACCTCCACAATCCCTGTTGCTGCAGGTTTAGGGTCAGGAGCGGCCGTAAGCGTAGCTTTAGCCAGAGCGCTTGCAAATTACCTGGGGCATCCCCTACCCGATGAAACTATTTGCCAAATCGCTTTTCGGGCTGAACACAGTTACCATGGAACACCATCTGGCATTGATAATACTGTGATCACCTACAACCAACCTCTTTTCTTCCAAAAAGGAAAGCCCTACGAATTACTTGGTGTAGAAAAGCCTTTCTTTATTGTCATTGGGAATACGGGAATCGCCAGTCCCACAGGTGAAGTTGTTGCCGAAGTAAGAAAAAACCGAGAACAAAATCCTGAAAAGTACAACGCTTTGTTCGAAAAAATTGGGCAAATTGTTCTTTACGCCCGAAAGCTGATTGAACATGGAAATGTTGTTGACCTCGGAAGCATGCTTACGGAAAATCACTGTCTTCTCAAAGAGATGGGGGTTTCCTGTAAAGAATTGGATATTCTTGTAGAGACCGCCATTCACGCTGGAGCGTATGGTGCCAAGTTAAGTGGAGGGGGAAAAGGAGGAAATATGATCGCACTGGCATCTTCTGAGAAACTTCCCCAAATTACCCAAGCCTTGCGCGATGCAGGGGCAACCACGGTAATTACTACAGAAATTCGGTAG
- a CDS encoding deoxyguanosinetriphosphate triphosphohydrolase, producing the protein MAYTRERLEEIEEQTLAPYAIKSRNSRGRKYPEDEAPYRTCFQRDRDRILHTTAFRRLEYKTQVFINYEGDYYRTRLTHTLEVAQIGRSIAVALGANEILTEAICLAHDLGHPAFGHSGEQTLSRLMKDFGGFDHNKQSLRIVTELERRYPEFPGLNLSWEVLEGIVKHETEYDIADARDFNPELRGHLEAQIANIADELTYTAHDLDDGLRSGMITVDMLQGLSLWEIVCESIGWKGGTLTDMTRHQIIRRLIGMTVNDIIQSTEQRLRESLVRSVEELQRLPYNVVSLSEDMRRRSRELKDFLYKNLYRHWRVVRMAVKAERIISDLFNAYREEPTILPKHVQENIPKWGLERTICDYIAGMTDRYAIEEHQKLFDPTRLP; encoded by the coding sequence ATGGCTTATACGCGGGAACGCTTGGAAGAAATCGAGGAGCAAACCCTTGCTCCTTATGCGATAAAAAGCCGAAATTCTAGGGGACGAAAGTACCCCGAAGATGAAGCCCCCTATCGAACTTGTTTTCAACGGGATCGGGATCGGATACTCCATACAACAGCATTTAGAAGACTCGAATATAAAACCCAGGTTTTCATCAATTATGAGGGAGATTACTATCGCACTCGCTTAACTCACACCTTAGAAGTGGCCCAAATTGGGCGCTCGATTGCTGTTGCTTTAGGAGCAAATGAAATCCTCACCGAAGCCATATGCCTTGCGCATGATTTAGGACATCCTGCCTTTGGCCATTCTGGTGAACAAACTCTGTCAAGACTGATGAAAGACTTTGGTGGCTTTGACCATAACAAGCAATCCCTGCGAATCGTTACAGAACTGGAACGGCGATACCCGGAGTTTCCCGGATTGAATCTATCCTGGGAAGTGCTTGAAGGGATTGTCAAACACGAAACGGAATACGATATTGCGGATGCCAGAGATTTTAATCCAGAATTGCGAGGTCACCTGGAAGCCCAAATTGCCAATATCGCTGACGAATTAACCTATACGGCTCACGATCTGGATGATGGTTTGCGTTCCGGTATGATCACGGTAGACATGTTACAGGGTCTCTCTCTCTGGGAAATTGTCTGTGAAAGTATCGGCTGGAAAGGCGGAACTCTCACAGATATGACCCGCCATCAAATCATTCGCCGGTTGATTGGCATGACCGTGAACGACATCATCCAAAGCACAGAACAACGACTCCGTGAAAGTCTGGTCAGATCAGTAGAAGAACTCCAACGCTTGCCCTACAACGTGGTCTCATTGAGTGAAGATATGAGACGGCGGAGCAGAGAATTAAAAGATTTTCTGTATAAAAATCTTTACCGTCACTGGCGTGTAGTTCGCATGGCAGTGAAAGCCGAACGCATTATTTCAGATCTTTTCAATGCATATCGAGAGGAACCTACAATTTTACCCAAACATGTTCAGGAAAATATCCCGAAATGGGGCTTGGAAAGAACCATTTGTGACTATATTGCCGGAATGACAGATCGGTATGCTATAGAAGAACATCAGAAATTGTTTGACCCAACTCGATTGCCTTAA
- the lepA gene encoding translation elongation factor 4, with amino-acid sequence MSTNIRNFCIIAHVDHGKSTLADRLLQLTGTISERNMTEQVLDSMDLEREKGVTIKASAVRMMYVAKDGQVYELNLIDTPGHVDFNYEVSRALAACEGALLVVDATQGIEAQTLANLYLALEADLTIIPVINKIDLVSARPDEVAEELENLLGIPSNQILRISAKEGINVEQVLEAIVQLIPPPKGDVQSPLRALIFDSHYDSYKGVVAYIRVVEGSIKPTDTLRLMSTGVDIKPIEIGYFAPELRPTDHLESGDVGYIATGLKTVRECRVGDTITHSLRPADEPLPGYQHAKPMVFAGIYPTEGEDYPDLRDALEKLQLNDASLVFEPETSQALNFGFRCGFLGLFHMEIIQERLEREYDLDIVVTAPSVEYEVVLRSGEVIRIDSPAQLPDEGLIEEIREPWMLLQIFSPTEFYGAIMDLVTKRRGVFKDQEYPAANRVQLNFEIPLSEIIVDFFDELKSRTRGFASMDYHFLDYRPGNLVKLEVLVNGEPVDALATIVHREEAYHKGQALVSKLKELIPRQLFDVAVQASASGRIISRANIKALRKDVLAKCYGGDITRKKKLLEKQKKGKKRMKMVGMVEIPQEAFFAVLRLREE; translated from the coding sequence ATGAGCACAAATATTCGCAACTTTTGCATCATTGCTCACGTTGATCACGGAAAATCAACTCTGGCAGATCGTCTTTTGCAATTAACAGGCACGATCTCAGAACGCAATATGACTGAACAGGTCCTGGACAGCATGGATCTGGAAAGGGAAAAAGGGGTCACCATCAAAGCCTCGGCAGTGCGGATGATGTACGTTGCAAAAGACGGGCAGGTATACGAATTAAACTTGATTGATACTCCAGGGCATGTAGATTTTAATTACGAGGTTAGCAGGGCTTTAGCGGCTTGTGAAGGCGCATTATTGGTTGTAGATGCCACACAAGGGATTGAAGCCCAAACACTGGCAAACCTTTATTTGGCTCTGGAAGCAGATTTAACTATTATCCCGGTTATTAACAAAATCGATTTGGTGTCTGCTCGTCCTGATGAAGTGGCTGAGGAATTAGAAAATTTATTGGGAATTCCTTCTAACCAAATCCTTCGCATTTCTGCAAAAGAGGGAATCAATGTTGAGCAAGTACTTGAAGCCATTGTTCAACTTATACCACCGCCAAAGGGTGATGTTCAGTCTCCTTTACGGGCGTTGATTTTTGATTCACATTATGACTCGTATAAAGGTGTGGTTGCTTATATTCGTGTAGTCGAAGGATCGATAAAGCCAACCGATACCCTGCGTTTAATGTCAACCGGTGTGGATATTAAGCCAATTGAAATTGGTTACTTCGCTCCGGAACTAAGACCAACGGATCATCTGGAATCTGGAGACGTAGGTTATATTGCTACTGGCCTGAAGACAGTTAGGGAATGTCGGGTTGGTGATACGATTACCCATAGCCTGCGCCCGGCAGATGAGCCTTTGCCCGGCTATCAGCATGCCAAGCCGATGGTTTTTGCGGGAATTTATCCTACGGAGGGGGAAGATTACCCGGATTTGCGCGATGCTCTCGAAAAATTACAACTCAACGATGCTTCTCTGGTATTTGAGCCTGAAACTTCTCAAGCCTTAAATTTTGGTTTCCGATGTGGTTTTTTGGGGCTTTTCCACATGGAAATCATTCAAGAGCGTTTGGAACGTGAATACGATTTGGACATTGTAGTAACTGCCCCTTCTGTGGAATATGAAGTCGTTTTACGAAGTGGTGAAGTCATTCGAATCGACTCTCCTGCTCAATTACCGGATGAGGGATTAATCGAAGAGATCCGTGAACCATGGATGCTTCTTCAAATTTTCAGCCCTACAGAGTTTTATGGGGCGATTATGGATTTGGTCACGAAACGCAGGGGCGTTTTCAAAGATCAGGAATACCCCGCAGCTAATCGCGTGCAGTTGAACTTTGAAATCCCTTTGTCGGAAATTATTGTTGACTTTTTTGACGAACTCAAGTCGCGTACCCGTGGCTTTGCTTCTATGGACTATCATTTCTTGGATTACCGACCCGGTAATCTGGTGAAATTGGAAGTTCTTGTGAATGGGGAGCCTGTGGACGCTTTGGCAACCATTGTCCATCGGGAAGAAGCCTATCACAAGGGGCAAGCCCTGGTAAGCAAGTTGAAAGAGTTAATTCCTCGTCAGTTATTTGACGTAGCTGTTCAAGCCTCCGCTTCCGGAAGAATTATCTCAAGGGCAAATATCAAAGCCTTGAGAAAAGATGTCCTAGCGAAATGCTACGGCGGGGATATTACTCGGAAGAAAAAGCTATTGGAAAAGCAAAAGAAAGGCAAGAAACGCATGAAAATGGTGGGGATGGTTGAAATCCCTCAGGAAGCCTTTTTTGCTGTTCTAAGATTGAGGGAAGAGTGA
- a CDS encoding TlyA family RNA methyltransferase, giving the protein MAKVRLDILLVQRGLAESRTVAQRLILAGRIRVSNEIVTEPSRRVEEDVPLNIDSGPKYVSRGGEKLEAALSAFGLDQLSEFVCADVGASTGGFTDCLLQHGARKVYALDVGYGILHWRLRQDPRVVVMERTNARYVEVLPEPVNLVTVDASFISLRILLPVIKRWLFPQYGHVIALIKPQFEAGREEVSRGEGVIRDSNVHQRVLKEVLCSAVEMGYEVKGLIQSPLRGPKGNIEFLTHLVPGDKQDTEIDWLVHSLFSQLQG; this is encoded by the coding sequence ATGGCAAAGGTACGTTTAGATATACTACTCGTCCAGAGGGGATTGGCTGAAAGCCGCACAGTGGCACAACGCTTGATTCTGGCAGGAAGGATTCGGGTTTCCAACGAAATCGTTACTGAACCTTCGCGTCGAGTCGAAGAAGATGTGCCTCTCAATATCGATTCAGGACCTAAATATGTTTCCAGGGGCGGGGAAAAATTAGAAGCCGCGTTAAGTGCTTTTGGTTTGGATCAACTGAGCGAGTTCGTTTGTGCAGATGTAGGAGCGTCCACGGGGGGATTTACGGATTGCTTACTTCAGCATGGCGCCCGGAAAGTTTATGCGCTTGATGTTGGTTACGGGATTTTGCATTGGCGTCTTCGGCAAGACCCTCGGGTTGTGGTAATGGAACGAACCAATGCGCGTTATGTTGAGGTGTTGCCCGAACCGGTTAATCTGGTTACAGTAGATGCTTCATTCATTTCTTTGCGGATATTGCTCCCGGTGATAAAGCGATGGCTATTTCCTCAATATGGTCATGTTATTGCTTTGATTAAACCCCAGTTTGAAGCGGGTAGAGAAGAAGTAAGCAGAGGTGAGGGAGTAATCAGGGATAGTAATGTCCATCAAAGGGTCTTGAAAGAGGTTTTATGCTCTGCTGTAGAGATGGGATATGAAGTAAAAGGACTTATACAATCTCCTTTACGGGGGCCCAAGGGAAACATTGAATTCTTAACCCACCTGGTTCCGGGAGATAAGCAGGATACTGAGATTGATTGGCTTGTCCATAGTCTATTTTCACAATTACAGGGATAA
- the greA gene encoding transcription elongation factor GreA — MAEIHYLTADGLRRLQEELEYLKGPAREELSKRLRFAIQQGDLSENADYIQAKEEQGFLEGRILELTQILNNYVLIEENNNHKDVVNLGAKVTIQEEGFEPETYQVVGPKEADPKKNRISHESPIGKALIGRGVGEVVTAETPTGKITFKILSIE; from the coding sequence ATGGCTGAGATACATTATCTTACAGCAGATGGACTGCGAAGATTGCAGGAAGAATTAGAATACTTAAAGGGACCCGCGCGAGAAGAATTATCCAAACGCCTGCGCTTTGCTATTCAACAGGGCGATCTTTCAGAAAATGCCGATTACATCCAGGCAAAGGAAGAACAAGGGTTCCTCGAAGGTAGAATCCTTGAATTAACCCAAATTCTAAATAATTATGTGTTGATTGAGGAAAATAACAATCATAAGGATGTAGTGAACTTAGGTGCTAAGGTCACCATTCAAGAAGAAGGTTTCGAACCGGAAACATATCAGGTTGTGGGACCAAAAGAAGCCGACCCAAAGAAAAACCGTATTTCGCACGAATCGCCCATTGGAAAAGCGCTCATTGGTCGTGGTGTTGGAGAGGTAGTTACCGCAGAAACCCCCACTGGAAAAATTACTTTCAAGATTTTATCCATTGAATAA